In Mauremys reevesii isolate NIE-2019 linkage group 9, ASM1616193v1, whole genome shotgun sequence, the genomic stretch atttgtttgtttattctacctgaagcagtgcatttggtttgaagtgtgtcggagactccccttgggataacaatcctggtacatatcaatttatttgttaaattgtCGAAGTCATAtaatcttgcagtgtccagtgggcataactggacactgcaaggcggaggttcctagggttgtgtctggtactggagatattggctagtgtcatttggttgacaatccaaggagcagcttacatgccagagacTGTACGTGAACAGCTCAGGAGTGGGGTTTCTCACAgaagagcagggtaaggctgactcccagagccaaggatcagagtgacctagcagatcactggtccagataaaaCCAGAGGGGAACACACCCAACCCTTTTGCATGAGCCTCCACTACCCAGAATAGACCGGTTGTTAACATCCTGGGATGCCTTAACCCAAGATGGAAGTTACAATGCAAAGGGACAGTTACAGGGAAGGTTACAATCAAGgcattcacaaaacaaaatggagtttaCAAGTTGACACAGACATATCCCCCAGACTACCAATTTCACTCTGTTCACTTACCTCCTTTGGTTTTACATCCAGCCGTCCTGACACATCCAGAGAGGGAcgtctttctctttttctcttttcttcagCTCCACTAGTTTCAGCTGCAAGACTCTTCCCAGCCACTGATGCTCTTCTCAGGTCTGCTATACTCAGTCCAGTGTAAGCGAAGCATGCTTTTTTCAGCTCCTCAAGAGGCTCTGTTTTTATGGAAATAACTGCTAAATGTTCTGACACGATGTCCGGATCTATTTGTAATGCTTTATTTCCAATATACGGGATTATTTTAATGGGTAGCCAGGTTTCTGTTGGTTGCTCATTTGCATTTTCATCTCTGATTGAACATTCTGGCACAGGCACTGTATGAAGGGAAACTTGTGCATGGACTCTGTCAACAATTCTGTCAAGTGCTATAGCGCTCTGGCTGACCATCGGTGGATTGTCTTTAAAAGCAAGTGCTAGATGGCAATTAGAGATTTCGTTAATTATTATACTGGCTACTTGGTGAGGAAAATTTGTTCTGGAACTTGTTACATTATCATAAAAGTCTTGCTGAGATCCAGATTTTTGCAGGACATTATTGTAAATAGCATGAGCCACTTGATTAAGAGTCTCGTTGTGTTCTGGATTTGCCATATCACCTGCTGCTTCCACAagactgattttatttttggaCATTAGGTTTTCCATGGACTGTTTCAGCTTCCCAGCAACTTCATTCACTTCAGTCTTTGATAAACTTCGTTTTTCTGGGCTTCTGCTGTGAGTTGACTTTAAGATTTTAGACAAGAATCTACTTAATATTTCTTCCACAAACATCACTGGTAACACAGGGATATGTGATGGCGAGGGATGTTTTGGCATCTCTATATTGGTAAGAATCTTTTTAATAATACTGACAGCCTCCAGCATTAACGGTGAACTGGGTGGTGACTCTTCCTCCAAAACGGGTTGAAATTCATGTTTAGAAGTATCACTTACCATTAAAGAAGCTATTCTATTAGCTAAAACATCATTCTTGTTTGTTATATCTTTGTGAATAGAAACAtcagagtcagattgtttcaaaatGCGCGTATAAACAGAATTGACCTCTCCAGTAGCTTTGCTGTCTTCTTCTTGTAAAGAGTCTGGTTCATTGATATTTTCACTAGTATTTATCTGATTTTTGGAAAGGAGCACTTGCAGTGAATTCATTATTTTGGAAGTTACATCCTTCACTGAAGAAATATTTTGTGCATCCAAGTCCACAATGGGAAATATGGACAAAAGTTTATGTAAAAGTTTAGCTGAAAGTTCTTCTATGATGAGAGAAGATAATTCACTAATATCTGATGTTATGGGGTTTGTGTGATCCGAGGGTTCAGTGAGATCTCTAAGCATATCTTCAACAACATTGTCTGCTTCAGCACATTGGTGAGGTGTTAATTCTCCAGAAAAAAAGTTCTGCAATTGATTCCTTGAGATCTCTCTTAATACCAAGTCAGCTATTGCTTCAGAAAGAACTGTGCACCCACTTTTTAAACACTTCTGTATTGTTAACTGGGATCCAAACTGTGGCAAAAGCTTATTGTACACGGATTCTACAACTGTTTGAATAATGACATCGCCATCTTGATGCAAACATTTAACATACTGAATAATCAAATTCTGATCTTTAGATATTTCTGTCATAACCTTACTTACTAGCTTCATGTGAATAAAGTCAAATTCTGCAATCTGAttttccttttctgcagaggaAGACATGTTGGAGTGTTCAGGGAGAATTTTAGATAACAGTTTGGTAATTATATCTTCTAAAAATCCATGTGGTACCCTAATAGTATGTGTGGTGGAAGTATGGCATTGTGTGCTGAGTTTGTTAGCCTTCTGTAAAACCTCTTCAGCAATTAATCCAGATTCTAGAGGCTTAAATATAGTAGATGATGATGCTTTTGCCAATGGTCCCTGAAATTGGTAATCAATAACTTCTCTCCTTATTGAAGTAGCTAATGTTTCTACTGAAGCACTGTGGTCACTTTTAATGTCTGTATAATCTGAGGCTTCAGGACCACATTCTTTCAAAATGTCACATAAACTGGAGTGAATAATTTTAGTAGCCAATGTGCTAACCTGTGGTGGAGGGCCCGGACTCTCCAACAGTGGCAGCTCCTTAACTTGAGACTTTGAACACTCGTTTAACATTGAATCAATTAAATTTGTCATCACATGAGAAGGATCAGTGTCAGCTGTCTTTCTGTCCTGGGTGTCTATGTTTTGAGAAGAAGTGATTAATTTGCTTATTAGTTCACTACACATTTCTTTCAAAAAACCAGCAGAATTAATACCATCCTGTGACTGTGTTGCCTGATTCTCAGTTTCACAGGATGGCAGAAACTCACCATGTTCTTCATGCACTGACCTATGCATTGCTTCCCCTTTGGGAGATTTCTTTATGCCTATTTTACAGAATGACTTTCTTGCAAATTGTCTTCCAATTGGGGGTAGAGTCATCCTGGAGCTAAGTGTTCTTATTGTTTCTAGTGCTGGTCTAGAAGATCTTGGTTTGGAAGCTGTGGTGTAGAAAATAGACTTTCTGATTCTCTCTGATGTAGTGGGAGCATCCTGTGCGGAGAACTGGTTACACTGGAGAGTTGGAAGATTATGTGGaatttccttttccatttctgtTTTTTCCTCTGAATTAATCACCATGCCAGGAACACTGATAGGTGGAAAGGTTTCTCTTAAATCAACTTCTAATTTTTTAGCAGACATTTTCATTCCTTCTGACATTGTAACACCCTGACCAGGAATTTTATTATTTCCAAATGCTTGTTGAGGTTTTTCCATATGAAGATTTCCAAATTTCGATTCTGAAGTAATTTCCATCTGATTTTGACTGCATTGCTCTAATATGGCACCAGTTATCTCACTTACCATGATGGTTTCTTTGGAGATGTCACTAAATGGAGATGTTTCTCTTTGGCTAATTTCTTTTTCAGGTTTCCACTTGATGATTTCCAGAATTTTGGTAACAGCAATTTTAGCGTAAATGCTCAGTTCTGAATGGAGTCTTTGGACTTGGCAAATTGCATTCTGTATGCTTTCCCTGGTAATCACACTGCTAATCCTTGATATGTCGGAAAAACTATGAAAGGGTTCTAATGTGGGCAGAATTCTTTTATTTGTAGTTCCAGGCACTTTATGTTCAGATGATAATTCTATTTCATTTGCTAGTTGAGTTGAGAGAGGCCTTAAGAATGGTTTCTGTTGTGCACCAGACCTATTTTCAACAGGGAGTCTCATTATTTCAGAAAATTTACATTTAAAGTCATGTTTAAATTGAAAGGCTACAAATGACTCCAGTGTGAATATAACACTTTCAACCGTCTCTTTGGCTATTTTATCGATAGAAGCCAAAAAAAAGTGTGGGTCATAAACAGGTAATTCAGATTGCGTGActctatttttttctgatttggaAACTCTGCTAGTTGAAACGGATGCAGTGGATATGCAGGACACCAAACACCTGTGGAAGTTATCAAACACAGTTGCTACAATCTCTCTAGCAACTAATCCAATTTCTTTCTGGAAATCTTTATGAAAAGTCCCTGGAGATTCGGTTCTTTTAAATTTACTACAGAACAATCTTTCACTAAGCTCAATTGGAGCcttctttaaaatacaaacaGAATGATCCAGATCTTTTACCCTTATAAAAATGTCCTTGACAACATTCTCAGCCACCTTCAGCATCTTCAAGTTATCAATGCCATTTGCTTCTGTTCCTCTTTGCTGCTCAAATAATTTTTTGAAAATCCCTTCTGTAGGAAGACTTTGGTTTAAGGCTGAAGAAATATCCCCATCAGTCAGACATTTTTTTGGATTGGCATCTTTTGTTGTCGATTCAAGTTTAGAATAAGTTTGGCTAAATGGAAACTTCTCTGTTTTGAAGTTCTTTCTGGGAAACTCAGCTATAGCTCCCATGCTCACGACCTTCCTGTGCAGACTAGAAATATTTTCAGTCTGAGACTGAGGTGTTTTTGCTGGTTTTCCCTTGTGAATATTTTCTTTGTGGAACTCACTTTCTAGAGTCACCTGTGTGCTCCTTGTCAGAGGTGTGAAAGGTGATTTTTGAGCCAGTAGTGGAGTTGGTTTCCCTCCTGTCACGGTCTTGTGATCAGTTGATGAGCTGGTGGGTTTTATGCCTGTGTCTGTAAAGATGACCCTTCTGCTCTTGGAGGATGGAAGACTTCCAAACACATCAATGATCTCTTCATTGCAGCTACTAGAGTTCTCATAAGAGAGTACTGATCCTGCAGCTGTCGTATGTGTTTTAGCTCTGATTCTCTCTTCGTACTTTGTTACAGCGGGGTATAAGATACTTGTTACTTCAGCCAGGAACCATGTCATTATATTCTGAATTTTACTGTTCACGTCTTCAGTTCTGTTCTTCTGCAATACAGGCAAATGTGAAAGGACACGTTAATGTGTTCATTTACTCCAGTTTTACCTTCTTCACGTGGTATAAACTACTTACTGTATCTGATTAAAACATTTAGGATGGACAGTAACAGCTGTGACATATATAAACAGCTAGTTTAGAAAAGGGCTCACCAGTGAAAGACTAATTAGGGCCACACTGGTTCCTCTGGAGCTCTGAAGTTATGGCAGCCTCTACTTTCCAAAGGGGAAAATCGTGCCTCCCCTGGAGTCCATGGGActtgtgccattgacttcaagagtgCTAGGATCTAACCCCATTAGCCCAAGGTGACTGAAGTTTGCCTGTTTGTCCCTACCACAGGTGTCAGGGAGGGCTAGGAGTATGACACACCTCTGAGCACATTCTGTGGAGTGAAGTCAGAGACTCCATCCCGTGCTGTGTGGGAGAGTGCAGCAAAGAGCAGCTGTTAACCCCTGGACAGTCCTGAGTATTTATACAGTCTGACGGAGTCTCATTCTTAGCCAAGGGCCATTGCAACTTGCACTGAAGCAGCCTTGATGCCCAAGTTTTGATCCTAGACTCTTGCTGTCTTGAGGGTGAAACCTCTGAGACATTCTGGCCAGTTCATGCTGGAGCTCCTGGGAGTTTCAGAGGAAGCTTTTACAGCCCTGCCAGGCCTCAGTAATCACAGTACTTCACTCAGCTAGGCCAGCTGTGGCCCTCTCTTGGGAACAGCACACCACAGTCATATTTGCCCAGTGGCTAAGCATGTCTGGGGGCACCTGACTGGGAGGCAGCTGTTCTCCCTGCACAGCACATGCGTGACAGGAGCCCGTGCCTGGTGCGGGACTGTCTCCTTGTCCCACAGAAGTCACTTGTCAAACAGCATAtttctctttggggcagagaatcAACTAATCTGCAGGCTGTTTTCTGTGTGTCATAGTGACCGTGGAAGGGTCTGTGTTTTCTCTGTACATGCTGCTCTCCGGTTCGCCGAGCTGCAGGAGGAGGCATCCAGCAACACCAATAATACTTTTATATACTCAAAGGGCTGCCCCAGCATTGGCTAAATGTCCCTCcagcccctcttcctcctccaggaggtaggtgaagtaattatccccattttaccgatggcagaatggagaggtaagtgacttgcccaaagctcCTATCTAGTAGCCATGGCCCCTGGACCATGGTGCCCACCAGATAAATCACTCAGGGACTCTCTTACCTTTTCCCAGTGGGGATGATGATGCCATTTCACATTTATATAGCATATGTTTCTCTGTAGAtctccaaatgctttacaaatctGGGTATGCCTTGATAGATTGGCTGActcacagagagattaaggcagtATCTACACTGAATTCCCTCGATTGCTACCATAGGGAGAGCTGCTTCAGAGGCAGTGCAACAAAAACATAGCTTGACACCTTGTTTCTGTCAAGATGCCTCCCCAGTATGTTGGCTTATGCCACTGGAATGATTAGCTCAGAACTTTGAATTAATGAAATCTGACCTGTCaggggccagaggcacaaaatctaGAGTGCAGATGTACTGCACTATGTAACTTTGGAGAACATACTGTGATAAAGTTccccctctgccttggtgggtcctgcgtttTCTGGTGGATTTTCTCACCTTAGAGGTTCATGGCAGTCCTCAGTTTGGCCCCTTTTGTTAGTGGcacaaacctgccattcactcagctaacctcatcactggccagcatgggggaaagggagaacaatcTCCGTAGTCTCTGTTGTCCCACCTAGTGAGTCGGGGACAGGCCAGATCCGTTTCCAAATTAGACCGTCCCCTCTGGTGTGTCTCACAGACCaagtcaactcctcctgtgtcagacagggagtttgggggaaaagggggaacccgggcccaccctctactctgggttccagcccagggtcgtgtggatagcagctgtctacaacatctcctgtaacagctgcaacagctacaactccctgggctacttccccatggtctctcccagcaccttctttatcctcactgcaggacctttctcctgatgccagatagcgtttgtactcctcagtccttcAGCAGAACGTCCtatcactctcagctccttgcacacccctcactgactgaagtgaggtcctttttaaaccaggcgccctgattagcctgcctgtcttaattgattctagtagcttcttaattggctccaggtgtcctaattagcctgcctgcttTAATTGattccagcaagttcctgattgttctggaaccgcctctgttatcttacccagggaaaagggacctgcttaatatggggctaatgtatctaccttctatcactctcctgtagccatctggcctgaccttgTCACAATACTGTTGTTCCTCAGCCAAGCAAGTTTTGGGGCCTTGCAAGTCAGCTTCCCATTGGAGAAGAAACCAGGGATGCAGAGTATGGGTATAGTCTAACGGTAACTGGTTTATTTACATCAGACACACCAGACCTTGAACAGATATGGTCACAAACAGCACACAGCCAATTCCGCTTTCAAAAATCTCAGCGCAAGCACCAGTGCCTGATTCCCAGGAAGCAACTCTGCCATAATAATTGACTGTAGCCAGAGAGATTAaggtggagagagaaagagagagagcacaaaCTCTCTTCCCATTTGCAACATCTTCCCCCAGAAGAAGATGCATCACAAAACTAACAACAATACAACTTTTCTTCAAAGATTGTACCCCACTCACAGCCTACAAAAAGAACTTATAAGAGTATAGATAACAGTGGCATCTGGTGACTTATACATAACAATACATTTAATATGTGCAATATGACAACTTTTACTTTTATGTTACTTTTAGTTTTATGTCTGGAGATCTGTATGTGCAATCAGTTCATACCTGAAAATATGCTCTTTTCTTGTTTGTGATATTATTAGCAATCTGATCAAAAGGCTGTTGAGAGACCATTGAAGAAAGTAAGATTTTCTTTCCATTAACTGAAGGGCGACTAGAGGCATTAGCTTCTggaaaataaattacaaaaaacTTCAGGTGTCTAACTGTTACATATAGAAAATGTGATGGCGTGGGGGAGCTAAAAAGAATTTATTGCCATGAGTATGGGATGAATACATTGCACACACATGGAAGAGCCATGAGTGAATTATACAGAATATTCCTAAATCAAGTGGCAGTAAAATGTTTATCCTGCACTACACTGCTTCATAGGTCATGCCATTTATTTTGTGCATTTCTGGTCCTTCTTAAAGTCTCACTGTTATTTGAAATATATTAGTTTCTATGCAAACaatcatcagaggggtagccgtgttagtctggatctgtaaaagcagcaaagagtcctgtggcaccttatagactaacagacgtattggagaatgagcttctgaagaagtgggtattcacccacgaaagctcatgctccagtacgtctgttagtctataaggtgccacaggactctttgctgcttatgcaAACAATGACATTAGTATGTGCACAGTTTAGCAACTTCTACAAGTGCCATACAGTGTTACTTTTATATTAATTCAAAATGCATCCCATAGTATTGGAAACACAAGAGTTTATGTGGTGGTTGTGATGTTGTAtgccatatgattttatgaaaatatgctaatcatagaatcatagaatatcagggttggaagggacttcaggaggtcatctagtccaaccccctgctcaaagcaggactaatccccaactaaatcatcccagccagggctttgtcaaacctgaccttaaaaacctctaatgagtgtgaatataatgtaactggaatatgcttcatgcaaaaggtctcttgtaaggtatcattacaaagcttataatctactgagtgtggtcatcctatttgtataaatgtatcattcttgtatctgaaactagaaatatgaaatataactctgaggtcctattgtaattatgcaaag encodes the following:
- the LOC120372647 gene encoding fibrous sheath-interacting protein 2-like isoform X7: MMGPRRGVLKTAMEHYLYSRSRTADELLGTEEKEEVRNRKRSPALAPNRLLDIPLGAKLPLLPGSSTLFCSTHLGKQLYQPSSGFDLGDPFCQIMTMKYTSLHNPHLRSYYKRTDSLRRFKRGGYVTNENKKTLEKQVTKRQEPSLLPEGGDTCHFGEWLLREESPNLHDPEGQMRNRDLDMINKELEKIKATGEENGHLQWAEEEKKQHGQNKKKQLNLRKKMEEVRNKTLKDTRQIYILTPHLNETTDKYLKLLAAWKKKEMLLLLKIGDDVKRESRTEHLRRKSREEKAKKKQAKLEKKMAFHLRKLHEDGYQSEESENPEKGQEANASSRPSVNGKKILLSSMVSQQPFDQIANNITNKKRAYFQKNRTEDVNSKIQNIMTWFLAEVTSILYPAVTKYEERIRAKTHTTAAGSVLSYENSSSCNEEIIDVFGSLPSSKSRRVIFTDTGIKPTSSSTDHKTVTGGKPTPLLAQKSPFTPLTRSTQVTLESEFHKENIHKGKPAKTPQSQTENISSLHRKVVSMGAIAEFPRKNFKTEKFPFSQTYSKLESTTKDANPKKCLTDGDISSALNQSLPTEGIFKKLFEQQRGTEANGIDNLKMLKVAENVVKDIFIRVKDLDHSVCILKKAPIELSERLFCSKFKRTESPGTFHKDFQKEIGLVAREIVATVFDNFHRCLVSCISTASVSTSRVSKSEKNRVTQSELPVYDPHFFLASIDKIAKETVESVIFTLESFVAFQFKHDFKCKFSEIMRLPVENRSGAQQKPFLRPLSTQLANEIELSSEHKVPGTTNKRILPTLEPFHSFSDISRISSVITRESIQNAICQVQRLHSELSIYAKIAVTKILEIIKWKPEKEISQRETSPFSDISKETIMVSEITGAILEQCSQNQMEITSESKFGNLHMEKPQQAFGNNKIPGQGVTMSEGMKMSAKKLEVDLRETFPPISVPGMVINSEEKTEMEKEIPHNLPTLQCNQFSAQDAPTTSERIRKSIFYTTASKPRSSRPALETIRTLSSRMTLPPIGRQFARKSFCKIGIKKSPKGEAMHRSVHEEHGEFLPSCETENQATQSQDGINSAGFLKEMCSELISKLITSSQNIDTQDRKTADTDPSHVMTNLIDSMLNECSKSQVKELPLLESPGPPPQVSTLATKIIHSSLCDILKECGPEASDYTDIKSDHSASVETLATSIRREVIDYQFQGPLAKASSSTIFKPLESGLIAEEVLQKANKLSTQCHTSTTHTIRVPHGFLEDIITKLLSKILPEHSNMSSSAEKENQIAEFDFIHMKLVSKVMTEISKDQNLIIQYVKCLHQDGDVIIQTVVESVYNKLLPQFGSQLTIQKCLKSGCTVLSEAIADLVLREISRNQLQNFFSGELTPHQCAEADNVVEDMLRDLTEPSDHTNPITSDISELSSLIIEELSAKLLHKLLSIFPIVDLDAQNISSVKDVTSKIMNSLQVLLSKNQINTSENINEPDSLQEEDSKATGEVNSVYTRILKQSDSDVSIHKDITNKNDVLANRIASLMVSDTSKHEFQPVLEEESPPSSPLMLEAVSIIKKILTNIEMPKHPSPSHIPVLPVMFVEEILSRFLSKILKSTHSRSPEKRSLSKTEVNEVAGKLKQSMENLMSKNKISLVEAAGDMANPEHNETLNQVAHAIYNNVLQKSGSQQDFYDNVTSSRTNFPHQVASIIINEISNCHLALAFKDNPPMVSQSAIALDRIVDRVHAQVSLHTVPVPECSIRDENANEQPTETWLPIKIIPYIGNKALQIDPDIVSEHLAVISIKTEPLEELKKACFAYTGLSIADLRRASVAGKSLAAETSGAEEKRKRERRPSLDVSGRLDVKPKEPVSRNSFWDMLKPDIAKVELLKDVENQQDLIMRLVTHDIEAKVKQQEEEEEAAFEKILKVESSLIFESQSPPDAAGREDVASARQLEKQQYESEASLPEVRPSTSSQKKFLSLSKCCQALSNSIPDDIEDIVREIKDDQDNLSLLPSASTQDNLIAPPSTGKEAQYKSVKDTILTHGPLPDLEQRVLGSASSTDVSALNKDSKHLRNVC
- the LOC120372647 gene encoding fibrous sheath-interacting protein 2-like isoform X8, with protein sequence MMGPRRGVLKTAMEHYLYSRSRTADELLGTEEKEEVRNRKRSPALAPNRLLDIPLGAKLPLLPGSSTLFCSTHLGKQLYQPSSGFDLGDPFCQIMTMKYTSLHNPHLRSYYKRTDSLRRFKRGGYVTNENKAWKKKEMLLLLKIGDDVKRESRTEHLRRKSREEKAKKKQAKLEKKMAFHLRKLHEDGYQSEESENPEKGQEANASSRPSVNGKKILLSSMVSQQPFDQIANNITNKKRAYFQKNRTEDVNSKIQNIMTWFLAEVTSILYPAVTKYEERIRAKTHTTAAGSVLSYENSSSCNEEIIDVFGSLPSSKSRRVIFTDTGIKPTSSSTDHKTVTGGKPTPLLAQKSPFTPLTRSTQVTLESEFHKENIHKGKPAKTPQSQTENISSLHRKVVSMGAIAEFPRKNFKTEKFPFSQTYSKLESTTKDANPKKCLTDGDISSALNQSLPTEGIFKKLFEQQRGTEANGIDNLKMLKVAENVVKDIFIRVKDLDHSVCILKKAPIELSERLFCSKFKRTESPGTFHKDFQKEIGLVAREIVATVFDNFHRCLVSCISTASVSTSRVSKSEKNRVTQSELPVYDPHFFLASIDKIAKETVESVIFTLESFVAFQFKHDFKCKFSEIMRLPVENRSGAQQKPFLRPLSTQLANEIELSSEHKVPGTTNKRILPTLEPFHSFSDISRISSVITRESIQNAICQVQRLHSELSIYAKIAVTKILEIIKWKPEKEISQRETSPFSDISKETIMVSEITGAILEQCSQNQMEITSESKFGNLHMEKPQQAFGNNKIPGQGVTMSEGMKMSAKKLEVDLRETFPPISVPGMVINSEEKTEMEKEIPHNLPTLQCNQFSAQDAPTTSERIRKSIFYTTASKPRSSRPALETIRTLSSRMTLPPIGRQFARKSFCKIGIKKSPKGEAMHRSVHEEHGEFLPSCETENQATQSQDGINSAGFLKEMCSELISKLITSSQNIDTQDRKTADTDPSHVMTNLIDSMLNECSKSQVKELPLLESPGPPPQVSTLATKIIHSSLCDILKECGPEASDYTDIKSDHSASVETLATSIRREVIDYQFQGPLAKASSSTIFKPLESGLIAEEVLQKANKLSTQCHTSTTHTIRVPHGFLEDIITKLLSKILPEHSNMSSSAEKENQIAEFDFIHMKLVSKVMTEISKDQNLIIQYVKCLHQDGDVIIQTVVESVYNKLLPQFGSQLTIQKCLKSGCTVLSEAIADLVLREISRNQLQNFFSGELTPHQCAEADNVVEDMLRDLTEPSDHTNPITSDISELSSLIIEELSAKLLHKLLSIFPIVDLDAQNISSVKDVTSKIMNSLQVLLSKNQINTSENINEPDSLQEEDSKATGEVNSVYTRILKQSDSDVSIHKDITNKNDVLANRIASLMVSDTSKHEFQPVLEEESPPSSPLMLEAVSIIKKILTNIEMPKHPSPSHIPVLPVMFVEEILSRFLSKILKSTHSRSPEKRSLSKTEVNEVAGKLKQSMENLMSKNKISLVEAAGDMANPEHNETLNQVAHAIYNNVLQKSGSQQDFYDNVTSSRTNFPHQVASIIINEISNCHLALAFKDNPPMVSQSAIALDRIVDRVHAQVSLHTVPVPECSIRDENANEQPTETWLPIKIIPYIGNKALQIDPDIVSEHLAVISIKTEPLEELKKACFAYTGLSIADLRRASVAGKSLAAETSGAEEKRKRERRPSLDVSGRLDVKPKEPVSRNSFWDMLKPDIAKVELLKDVENQQDLIMRLVTHDIEAKVKQQEEEEEAAFEKILKVESSLIFESQSPPDAAGREDVASARQLEKQQYESEASLPEVRPSTSSQKKFLSLSKCCQALSNSIPDDIEDIVREIKDDQDNLSLLPSASTQDNLIAPPSTGKEAQYKSVKDTILTHGPLPDLEQRVLGSASSTDVSALNKDSKHLSESAEETSSVPVAQDKGMYVNMHQARDTEDTSEIFEFVSPYEDVGHKDFPLQEKTVAAVSESSVPRQRSSLFKKVPSALSRVFSRSSSISAPNGPPPDPEKA